The following are encoded in a window of Diorhabda sublineata isolate icDioSubl1.1 chromosome 3, icDioSubl1.1, whole genome shotgun sequence genomic DNA:
- the LOC130441218 gene encoding high-affinity zinc uptake system protein ZnuA-like has protein sequence MKMKVYHVIFLVYLVQKFEYSNGKHVHIKIHVPHIIHKHNDKHKVIVHKKPHVVEGGKKQVVIHKHNHEHSHKHDHKHIEQHKPDHYDEKHHQKGTHDKPFSAHKALIIKDNSLNSQIEKLDDRKVQNTLKSSNRNQLKSSLKTEHIEITEINPLATKPGDKINIRGSYRVQESDPYDVTTSSYHEYNSPFTKEIAKTLTNYKEYFEEPYENYKLDEDKEDNDIQLDNYRNYGEERSKQVILYKSNDKKSTSSY, from the coding sequence tgttCACATCAAAATCCACGTACCGCATATAATTCACAAACACAACGATAAGCATAAGGTAATAGTACATAAAAAACCTCATGTAGTTGAAGGTGGAAAAAAACAAGTTGTTATTCATAAACACAATCATGAACACAGCCACAAGCATGATCATAAACATATCGAACAGCATAAACCGGATCATTATGACGAGAAACATCATCAAAAAGGGACACATGACAAGCCATTCAGTGCACACAAAGCTCTCATCATTAAAGACAATAGTCTTAATAGCCAGATTGAAAAGTTAGATGATCGGAAAGTACAAAATACTCTGAAATCTTCAAACCGTAATCAATTAAAATCGTCCTTAAAAACGGAACATATCGAAATCACTGAAATAAATCCACTCGCTACTAAACCTGGAGACAAAATAAACATTAGAGGAAGTTACAGGGTGCAAGAAAGTGATCCTTACGATGTTACTACATCGTCATATCATGAGTACAATTCGCCTTTCACAAAAGAAATCGCGAAAACATTGACaaattataaagaatattttgaagaaccttatgaaaattataaattagatgAAGATAAAGAAGATAATGATATTCAATTAGACAATTATAGAAATTATGGAGAGGAGCGTTCGAAACaagtaattttatacaaaagtaatgataaaaaaagtacCAGTAGTTATTAA